Part of the Cohnella candidum genome, GCCGGCCGCCGCTTTCAGCAGCTGCTCCGCGAACGGAGCTTTCATGTTCTGCACCGATTTCCAGATCATGCTCGTCGCCCGGGAAGCCGTGCTCGAGCCGCTGTCCGGCACGACGTCGGTGTCTCCGATGATGATTCGGAGATCGTCCGCGGCAAAGCCGAACGTCTCGATCAGCATCAGCTCCAGCGTGGCGATCAACCCTTGGCCGAACTCCTCGTACCCGAATACGGCTTCGATTTTCCCGTCCGGGGCCAGCAGCAGCCTGCCTCCGGCCGGATCGGGAATGCCGACGCCGAGACCCGCTCCGTGCATGACAAATGCAGCGCCGATGCCCGTTTTGATCCAGGGTTCCAGCTTCGTCTCCTCCGGTCCGGAACCCGCCGAACGGTTCGCTTTCTCCCGCCACAGCGGGCTGTCCGCCAGCGCCTGCCACACTTGAGCGGCGCCGTCCGTCGGTGCGATCGGCTGGCCGAGCGGCCCCGGGTCGCCAAGCTCCCGGCGGTTGCGGCGCCGGAATTCCCACGGCTCGATGCCGAGTTTCCCGGCGAGCCGGTCGATTTGGCCTTCCAGCGCGAAGATCGCCTGGTTGCCGCCGAAGCCCCGGAACTCGCCGGACATGCCGTTGTTCGTATAGACCGAGACGCTTTCCACGTCCACGTTCTGAATCCGGTACGGCCCGATTACGTGCTCCGTCGCGAAATTCAGCACCTCCGCGCCGAGCGTGGCGTACGGACCGGTGTCCGCCACCACCCGGACGCGGTGGGCGATGAGCCTCCCGTCGGCGTCGGCGCCCGTCTTCATGGTGATTTTCATGGGATGCCGCTTCAAGCCGGCTCGGACCGATTCTTTGCGCGAGTTGTGGATTTTGACCGGCCTCCCGGTCGCAAGCGCCAGTAAAGCGCCGTAAGGCTGCACGTTCAGCTCGTCTTTGCCGCCGAACGATCCCCCGATCGGACTGGAGACGACGCGGATATCGGATTGCGGGCGGGCCAGGATGCGGGAAAGCTGCAGGCGGTCCATGAAACCGTGCTGGGTGGGCGAATAGACGGTCAACCGGCCGTCCGCCTCCGGCACGAACAGCCCGCCTTCGGTTTCCATGTAGGCGTGCATCTGGCGCGGCGTCACGTACGTCTCTTCGACGACAATCGCGCAGTCCGCGAACGCCGAATCCGGGTCTCCGACTTTGTAATCGTTGCGATGAAGCTCGTTGCCATGGGGATGCAGGCGAGGCGCGTCCGCCTCGAGCGCCTTATCCGGGCTGTCCAATACGGGCAGCTCCTCGTAATCGACCTCGATCAGCGCCAACGCCTTTTCGGCCGCTTCCATCGTCTCCGCCGCCACCGCGGCGACGGCATCGCCGACGTAGCGCACCCGGTCGAAGCAGAAAACAGGCTGATCTTGCACGGCAATGCCGTAAGCGTTCAAGCCGGGCACATCTTCATGCGTGAGCACGGCTGCCACGCCGGGAACCTTCCCCGCTTCCTCCGTACGTATGCCGAGGATCCGCGCATGGGGAAACGGACTGCGAAGCACGAGTCCGATCAGCATATCCGGCGCCGTCATGTCGGTGAGGTAGGCGAGGCTGCCCGTTACTTTGCCGGGGCCGTCGGGCCGTATGCGCCATCGCGCCCCGCTCGTTTGTTTGTCCAGCCTCATCGGCTCACTCCTCCCCTTGCCCGCGGGCCAGCTTCCACCACTCCGCGGCAATGAGATTAGCCGCGGTACGCTTGCGGTAGGCTTCACCCGCGAAGGCGTCGCCCTTCGGGCGGAATGTTTTTTCCACGGCCCCGTGAACTTCGGCCAACAGCTCGGGCTCAACCCGACGGCCTTCCATTAGCGCTTCAGCGGCGTACAGCCGCTGCGGAACGGTCGATCCTCCGCCCGCCGCGATCCTCACGCAGCCAAGCCTTCCCTCCTCCGAGATTTCAGCGGATAGAGCAGCCGTGACGACGGAAGGCGTGAACGCCTCGCGGCGTCCGACTTTGCGGAAAGCCGAGAACGCCCCGGCTCCGGACTTGGGATGGGACGGCAGCCGTACGTGAACCAGCAGCTTCTCCGGAGTCCGATACGTTTCCGGATGTTCCAGCCACTTCTCTGCCGGAATCAACTCTTCCTGGCCGTCGTACCAGAGCAATCCCGCCTCGTAAACCAACAGCGCCGGCAGCAGGTCTCCGATGCCGGAAGCGGCATTGCCGCCAATCGTTCCGGCGTTCCGGATCGACAGCGCTCCGATGCGGAACGCCGCTTCGGTCAAAGCCGGATACCGCGAAGCCAGCCACCCGCTGCGCCGAACCGAGGTCAGGGAGGTGCCGGCGCCGATCACGGTGCCGCCGTTTTCCGTGCTCCGAATGCCCGACAAGCCGGGCAGCGACCGGATATCGATCAGGTGGGCCGGTCTCTCCGCGATATCCCCTTCCCACCAAGTCCTGAGCAGCGTGCCCCCCGCCACGTACTCCGCGTCGGAGCCGAAGTTCCGTTTTAGGGACCAGGCTTCCGCCGCGCTGCGGGGCATCCATACGTCCGGCAACCGGGTTACGCCCGGAGATTTCATGGCCATGATGACACCCCTCCCTACCTCAATGCGTTAAAACCGCTGTTCCCTCAAATAAGGAACGCCCAGCGACTCCGGCGCCCCGGACGGTTTGTTCCGGTTGCGCCAGCCGAGAAACATGAGAACGAGAATCGTGACGACGTAAGGGATCATTTTCAGGAAATAGGACGGAATTTCGCTTCCGATCAGCTGGATGCGGAACCCCATCGTGTCGAGCACCCCGAAGAAATAAGCGCACAGAAGCGCGCGGATCGGATTCCACCGGGCGAAAATGATCAGCGCCACCGCGATCCAACCCCTGCCCGCCGTCATTCCCTCGATCCAAGTCGGAGAGAAGACGAGCAGCAGGTCCGCGCCGGCCAAGCCGATGAGCACCGATCCGGCCATGATGCAGGCATAGCGGACGAGCTGGACCCGGATGCCCATGACATCAGCCGTAGCCGGGTTGTCGCCGATCGCGCGAAGATGGAGACCCGCGGAAGTACGGTGGATGAACAAGTGAAGCACGATGACGAGAAGGAAGCTGACCCAGGTCAATAAATCCAGCCTGCCGAACACGTCGCCCAGCACCGGAACGTCCTTCAGGAAGTCCAGGTGAACCTTCGGTACGGCGCCCGGGATTGGAAGCCCGCTCACGGACTTGCCCAGATAGGCGCTGAAGCCGGTGCCGAACAGGGTCATCGCCAGCCCGCTCACGATCTGGTTGGTCCGGAGCGTCACGGTCAAGAACCCGTGCACGAGCCCGAGCGCGGCACTGACGGCGAACACGGCGAGCAGCGTAAGTCCGAGACTGTTCGTGTGCAAGTAAGTGAGGCAGGCCGTCACCGCGCCCATCAGCATGAGGCCTTCCGCGCCGAGCTGGATGATTCCGCTGCGTTCGATCAGGATGCCTCCCAGCGCGGCGAACAGCAAGGGAGTGCCGGACGAGATGGCGGCGAGCAGCAATTGCGTAAACAGGTCCATCGTTGACACTCCCCTCTCAAGCGCTGCGGCGCAGCCGGAATTTGGTCACGGTATCCCCCGCGATAAGGAAAAACAGGATCGCCCCTTGCAGCATGAGCGACATGGACGAAGGCAGGCCGATCGTCTGCACGCTGTATCCGCCGACGATGAGGCCCCCGAACAGAAACGAGGATAAAACGATGCCGAACGGGTTCAGTTTCGCCAGCCACGCGACGATGATCGCCGTGTAGCCGTATCCCGGCGAAATGCCGTACATGAGCCGGTGCGCGACGCCCGAAACCTCGCTCATGCCCGCCAGTCCGGCCAGGCCTCCGCTGATCAGCATGACCAGCAGGATGTGGCGGGCGATGCGTATGCCCGCGTTTTTGGCCGCCTCCGGATTGGCTCCGATCAGCTTCAGTTCATATCCCCAGCGCGTGTAGCGGGTCAGAAGCGCGTAGAGCACGACGGCCGCGAGACCGAAAAGAAGACCGAAATGCAGCCGTGTATTCCCGAAAACCGGCAGCATCTGAGCATCCGTGAACATCGGGGTACCGGGAAAGTTCATGCCTTTCGGATCCTTCCACGGTCCGAACACCACGTAATCCAGCGCGAGAAGCGCTACGTAATTCAGCATCAAGGACGAGATGAGCTCGTTTACCTGAAAATAAGTCCGCGGAATCGCCGTGAGCAGTCCCCATACGCCTCCGGCCGCGATGCTGAACACGACCATAAGCGGTATCGCGGCATAGGAAGGCAGGTTCGGAAAATAAATCGTCACCGCCGTCGCGGCGATCGCGCCGGCCGCGAATTGGCCCTCCGCCCCGATGTTCCATACGGAGATCCGGTACGCGACCGCGACGCCAAGCCCGCATAGCAGCAATGGAATCGTTTTGACGAGCGTTTCGGTGATTCCGAATGAGCTGCCGAAGGCGCCCATGAACATTTTCTTGTAAACCATCAGCGGGTTCATGCCGTTCGCCGCAATGAAGACGGCGCAGGCCGCAAGCGCGAGGACCACCGAAACGATCGTGATCCACCAGGGACTCGAGGTTCGGGAAGGATCCAGCTCGAACCGGAATCGCAGCCGTCGGGTTTTCGTCGCTGCCGATGTGCCCAATGCGGACGTGCAGGGGCTCGTGATGGTGCCGACTGCCGGCTTTTCGTTCATACCGCTTCCTCCTCCTCTTCATGCAGGCCGGCCATGTACATGCCGATCCGCTCCCGATTCGCTTCAGCCCGCTCGACTTCCCCGACGATTTTGCCGTTGTAGATGACCAGGATCCGGTCGGACAGCTGGATGATCTCCTCCAGGTCCTCCGAAATCAGGAGCACGCTCCGTCCCGATTCCCGCAGTTCCGTCAGCAGCTTGTGCACGCCCTCGGCGGCTCCGACGTCCAGCCCTTGCGTCGGGTGGACGGCGACCATCAGCTTCGGATTCTGTTCGATTTCCCTCGCGAACAGCAGCTTCTGCTGGTTGCCGCCGGAAAGCTGGCGGACGGGGGTGTCCAGGTTCGGCGTCTTGACGTCGAACCGTTCCACGAGCTCCCGCGACCAATCGCGGTTGCGGCCGTGGCGCAGGAAGCCGAACCGCGAGCGTTCCTCCGACCGGTAGGATTTGAACAGCAGGTTGTCGACCGCTCCGAGGCTGCCGGCGAGCCCGCTTTTCATCCGGTTTTCCGGCACGTGGGCGATGCCCGCTTCGATCGCTCCCCGAACCGATGCCCGTTTGAACGTCTGTCCGTCGAAGCGGATCGAGCCGCGCTTCCATTCGGCCAATCCGGCAAGCACTTCCGCGAGCTCTTTCTGGCCGTTGCCGGCCACGCCGGCCACGCCGACGATCTCGCCTTCGCGAACTTCGAGCGAAATGCCGTCCAGCGCCCGGCGGCCGTGGTCGCCGATGACCTCGACCTGGTGCATGGCCAGGATCGGCTTCCCTTTCTCCTTCGCCGGCAGCGGGCTCGGCGCGGCGATTTCCTTGCCGACCATCAGCCGGGCAAGCTCCCGTTCGTTCGTGTCCGCCGCGTCCATGACGGCGATCATCCGGCCCTTCCGCATGACGGAAATGCGGTCGGACGCCGCCATCACTTCCTTGAGTTTGTGCGTCGTCAGGATGACGGTTTTGCCTTCCGCCTTCATCGCGGCCAACGTTTCGAACAGTTGGTCCGCTTCGCCCGGCGTGAGTACCGAAGTCGGCTCGTCGAGGATGATCAGGTTCGCGCCGCGGTACAGCGTTTTGACGATTTCGACGCGTTGCTGCTCTCCGACGGAAAGCTGCCAGATCGGCCGGTCGACCGGGAAGGGCAAGCCGAATTTGCGCGAAATGGCGTCGATTTCCTCCTGCTTCCGCTTCATCCATTTCGGCCCGCGCCAGAACGCGGATTTCTCGCCGAGCACGATATTCTCGGCCGCCGTCAGCGTCTGGACGAGGCGGAAGTTCTGGAAAACCATGCCCACGCCGAGCTTCATGGCATCTTTCGGCGACCGGATGCGGGCGGTTTCGCCGCCGATCAGGATATCGCCGCTCGTGGGACGGTAAACGCCGGACAGCATGCACATCATCGTGCTTTTGCCGGCTCCGTTCTCGCCGAGCAGTGCGTGGATTTCGCCCGGCGCGGCGGTGAAATCGACATGGTCGTTCGCCGTGACCGGCCCGAACCGCTTGACGATTTGCCGCATTTCCACCGAATGGGTGACGTTCATGCCGCTTTCCTCCTTCCCGGCCTGCAAGACCGGTTGCCTCTCGATTTCGTTTTCCCGCAGGGTTCGGATAAATGACAAATCCCTTTCGCAAGGGATTTGTCGGGACGATGCTATGAAGACTCGATGAGTTCGGTTACTTCGGAATCGTGCCTTCGACGCCTTGGACGAGCCAGTTCATTTCGAGAATCCGATCGATCGGGAGCTCTTGGCCGGCTTCGATTTTCACCGCGCCGGTCTGATCCTTGATCGGACCGACGAAAATTTTGAGACTTCCGGCCACGGCTTCTTTCTTCTTCTCTTCGACGAGCGCTTTGACGTCATCCGGAATGCTTTTGCCGAGCGGCGCCAGGTCGACCATGCCGTCGGCCATGGAGCCCATGTACTGTTCGCTTTTCCAGGTCCCGTCCGCGATCGCTTGAACGGTCTTCAGGTAATACGGCCCCCAATTCCAGGTCGGATTCGTCAAATACGCTTCCGGCGCGTAGCGGGACATGTCGGAGTCGTTGCCGCCGGCCATGGCGCCGCGTTCGGCAGCCGCCTGGATGGTTGCCGGGGAATCCTGGTAGGCCATCAGCACGTCCGCGCCTTGGTCGAGCAGGCTCACCGCGGCTTGGCGTTCGACCGTCGGGTCGAACCAGGTGTTGGACCACACGACCTTCACCTTGACGTCGGGATTGACGCTTTGGGCGCCGAGCGTGAACGCGTTCAGGTTGTAAATGACTTCGGGAATCGGGAAGGCGCCGACGTAGCCGAGCACGTTCTTCTTCGTCATCTTGCCTGCCGCGATGCCGGACAAGTAGCTGGCTTCGAAGTTTTTGCCGAAATAGGTGCCCATGTTGTCCGCCGTTTTGTAGCCGGCCGTATGGAGGAATTTCACGTTCGGGAATTTCTTCGCTACGTTCAGCGTCGGATCCATGTAACCGAAGCTCGTCGTGAAGATCACGTCGTGGTTTTGCGCGAGCTCGGTAATGATGCGCTCGGCGTCGGCGCTTTCCGGTACGTTCTCGACCGTGTCCGCCTTGATGCCGAGCTTTTCTTCCATATATTTGCGACCTTGGTCATGCTGGTAGGTCCATCCGCCGTCGCCCGGAGGCCCTATGTAAACGAAGGCCACTCTCGGCATCTTCTTCTCCGCCGAAGGACTTGCGGACGCCGCAGGCGAGCTGCCCGAAGGCGACGCGCTCTCCGATCCCGAAGCGCTCGCTTCCGGCTCCGGCTTGCTGCCGCATGCCGTCAGGATGACCCCCAGCACGACGATCAAAGCCAAACTCCATGTCCACCCTTTTGCGTATCGTTTCATCCCTGTTCCTCCCC contains:
- the pucD gene encoding xanthine dehydrogenase subunit D, with the translated sequence MRLDKQTSGARWRIRPDGPGKVTGSLAYLTDMTAPDMLIGLVLRSPFPHARILGIRTEEAGKVPGVAAVLTHEDVPGLNAYGIAVQDQPVFCFDRVRYVGDAVAAVAAETMEAAEKALALIEVDYEELPVLDSPDKALEADAPRLHPHGNELHRNDYKVGDPDSAFADCAIVVEETYVTPRQMHAYMETEGGLFVPEADGRLTVYSPTQHGFMDRLQLSRILARPQSDIRVVSSPIGGSFGGKDELNVQPYGALLALATGRPVKIHNSRKESVRAGLKRHPMKITMKTGADADGRLIAHRVRVVADTGPYATLGAEVLNFATEHVIGPYRIQNVDVESVSVYTNNGMSGEFRGFGGNQAIFALEGQIDRLAGKLGIEPWEFRRRNRRELGDPGPLGQPIAPTDGAAQVWQALADSPLWREKANRSAGSGPEETKLEPWIKTGIGAAFVMHGAGLGVGIPDPAGGRLLLAPDGKIEAVFGYEEFGQGLIATLELMLIETFGFAADDLRIIIGDTDVVPDSGSSTASRATSMIWKSVQNMKAPFAEQLLKAAAGLTGRESGQLKLGAGGIYGTADSEEEPLLTYAELASRSKESIRSETSFHFPVTASNRTGAHFLYTYYSVAVKVEVDTLTGRVRVVDQFHAVAAGPVMNPQGYLGQLEGGSSMALGWTLTEEALMAGGRYLTNNFDTYLIPTLSEHAGNVTVQPIEDLPEDDAYGPRGIGEIGTVGLAPAIASAVHDAVGVWVAKLPIDPGELQRIPPFARKAVPQHDR
- a CDS encoding FAD binding domain-containing protein, with the protein product MAMKSPGVTRLPDVWMPRSAAEAWSLKRNFGSDAEYVAGGTLLRTWWEGDIAERPAHLIDIRSLPGLSGIRSTENGGTVIGAGTSLTSVRRSGWLASRYPALTEAAFRIGALSIRNAGTIGGNAASGIGDLLPALLVYEAGLLWYDGQEELIPAEKWLEHPETYRTPEKLLVHVRLPSHPKSGAGAFSAFRKVGRREAFTPSVVTAALSAEISEEGRLGCVRIAAGGGSTVPQRLYAAEALMEGRRVEPELLAEVHGAVEKTFRPKGDAFAGEAYRKRTAANLIAAEWWKLARGQGEE
- a CDS encoding ABC transporter permease, whose protein sequence is MDLFTQLLLAAISSGTPLLFAALGGILIERSGIIQLGAEGLMLMGAVTACLTYLHTNSLGLTLLAVFAVSAALGLVHGFLTVTLRTNQIVSGLAMTLFGTGFSAYLGKSVSGLPIPGAVPKVHLDFLKDVPVLGDVFGRLDLLTWVSFLLVIVLHLFIHRTSAGLHLRAIGDNPATADVMGIRVQLVRYACIMAGSVLIGLAGADLLLVFSPTWIEGMTAGRGWIAVALIIFARWNPIRALLCAYFFGVLDTMGFRIQLIGSEIPSYFLKMIPYVVTILVLMFLGWRNRNKPSGAPESLGVPYLREQRF
- a CDS encoding ABC transporter permease, which translates into the protein MNEKPAVGTITSPCTSALGTSAATKTRRLRFRFELDPSRTSSPWWITIVSVVLALAACAVFIAANGMNPLMVYKKMFMGAFGSSFGITETLVKTIPLLLCGLGVAVAYRISVWNIGAEGQFAAGAIAATAVTIYFPNLPSYAAIPLMVVFSIAAGGVWGLLTAIPRTYFQVNELISSLMLNYVALLALDYVVFGPWKDPKGMNFPGTPMFTDAQMLPVFGNTRLHFGLLFGLAAVVLYALLTRYTRWGYELKLIGANPEAAKNAGIRIARHILLVMLISGGLAGLAGMSEVSGVAHRLMYGISPGYGYTAIIVAWLAKLNPFGIVLSSFLFGGLIVGGYSVQTIGLPSSMSLMLQGAILFFLIAGDTVTKFRLRRSA
- a CDS encoding ABC transporter ATP-binding protein, coding for MNVTHSVEMRQIVKRFGPVTANDHVDFTAAPGEIHALLGENGAGKSTMMCMLSGVYRPTSGDILIGGETARIRSPKDAMKLGVGMVFQNFRLVQTLTAAENIVLGEKSAFWRGPKWMKRKQEEIDAISRKFGLPFPVDRPIWQLSVGEQQRVEIVKTLYRGANLIILDEPTSVLTPGEADQLFETLAAMKAEGKTVILTTHKLKEVMAASDRISVMRKGRMIAVMDAADTNERELARLMVGKEIAAPSPLPAKEKGKPILAMHQVEVIGDHGRRALDGISLEVREGEIVGVAGVAGNGQKELAEVLAGLAEWKRGSIRFDGQTFKRASVRGAIEAGIAHVPENRMKSGLAGSLGAVDNLLFKSYRSEERSRFGFLRHGRNRDWSRELVERFDVKTPNLDTPVRQLSGGNQQKLLFAREIEQNPKLMVAVHPTQGLDVGAAEGVHKLLTELRESGRSVLLISEDLEEIIQLSDRILVIYNGKIVGEVERAEANRERIGMYMAGLHEEEEEAV
- a CDS encoding BMP family ABC transporter substrate-binding protein, translated to MKRYAKGWTWSLALIVVLGVILTACGSKPEPEASASGSESASPSGSSPAASASPSAEKKMPRVAFVYIGPPGDGGWTYQHDQGRKYMEEKLGIKADTVENVPESADAERIITELAQNHDVIFTTSFGYMDPTLNVAKKFPNVKFLHTAGYKTADNMGTYFGKNFEASYLSGIAAGKMTKKNVLGYVGAFPIPEVIYNLNAFTLGAQSVNPDVKVKVVWSNTWFDPTVERQAAVSLLDQGADVLMAYQDSPATIQAAAERGAMAGGNDSDMSRYAPEAYLTNPTWNWGPYYLKTVQAIADGTWKSEQYMGSMADGMVDLAPLGKSIPDDVKALVEEKKKEAVAGSLKIFVGPIKDQTGAVKIEAGQELPIDRILEMNWLVQGVEGTIPK